From the genome of Gemmatimonadota bacterium, one region includes:
- a CDS encoding VOC family protein, with protein sequence MHKVQGFGGFFFRAEDPEGLTKWYHDHLGIDPAPTNMEMAPWVTESGVTVFSPFNADTDYFATDKTFMLNFRVADLDAMIKQLKSADIEVSHENEMEGIGRFARIHDPEGNAIELWEPAS encoded by the coding sequence GTGCATAAGGTTCAGGGATTCGGCGGGTTCTTCTTTCGGGCAGAGGATCCGGAAGGACTTACGAAATGGTACCATGATCACCTTGGCATCGATCCTGCTCCAACGAACATGGAGATGGCGCCCTGGGTGACCGAGTCCGGGGTCACGGTATTCTCACCATTCAACGCTGACACGGATTACTTCGCAACCGACAAGACATTCATGCTGAATTTCCGCGTAGCCGATCTGGACGCGATGATCAAACAGTTGAAGTCTGCGGATATCGAGGTCAGCCACGAAAACGAGATGGAGGGCATCGGTCGGTTCGCCCGTATCCACGACCCCGAAGGAAACGCGATCGAGCTTTGGGAACCCGCTTCGTGA
- a CDS encoding helix-turn-helix transcriptional regulator, with product MTTEVQHVGSDFDDYLNVEGLTQEVERVAIKRVVAYQVGQYMLNQGLTKTEMARRMHTSRASLDRLLDPENSSVTLQTLERAARALGRRLHIALV from the coding sequence ATGACTACAGAGGTACAACACGTCGGAAGCGACTTCGATGACTATCTGAATGTAGAAGGACTGACTCAAGAGGTAGAACGAGTCGCGATCAAGCGAGTGGTTGCTTATCAGGTGGGGCAATACATGTTGAATCAGGGACTGACCAAGACGGAAATGGCCCGGCGAATGCACACGAGTCGCGCCTCACTGGATCGCCTGCTGGATCCGGAAAACAGTTCGGTTACGTTGCAAACTCTCGAACGGGCGGCCCGTGCGCTTGGGAGACGTCTGCATATCGCCCTGGTTTGA
- a CDS encoding phytanoyl-CoA dioxygenase family protein — translation IIDGTPYRTDVLGIPAEDNWHQDASFWPLSPSKTVTAWLAIDDADTGNACMRFVAGSHHFGHLTYHMSEEAENNVLNQTVKEVGEYGTEVDIELKAGEISLHSDLLLHGSGLNSSDRRRCGLTLRFCAAAVRAELNWNKEGVIVKGSDPTGHWADLPRPAVDNV, via the coding sequence AAATCATCGACGGTACGCCGTACAGAACCGACGTGCTGGGAATCCCTGCGGAGGACAACTGGCACCAGGACGCCAGCTTCTGGCCCCTCTCGCCGTCAAAGACGGTCACCGCCTGGCTGGCCATCGACGACGCGGACACGGGCAACGCCTGCATGCGTTTCGTGGCCGGATCGCACCACTTCGGGCACCTTACCTATCACATGAGCGAAGAAGCCGAGAATAACGTGCTCAACCAGACGGTGAAAGAGGTCGGGGAGTACGGCACCGAGGTGGATATCGAACTCAAGGCGGGAGAGATCTCGCTGCACAGCGACCTACTGCTGCACGGGTCGGGCCTGAATTCGTCGGACCGCCGCCGTTGCGGGCTGACGCTCAGGTTCTGCGCCGCCGCCGTTCGCGCCGAACTCAACTGGAACAAGGAAGGCGTGATCGTCAAAGGATCCGATCCCACGGGCCACTGGGCGGATCTGCCGCGGCCTGCGGTGGACAACGTGTAG